CGCGACCAGCTGACACGCTGCCTGCTGACGCGCCAGGAGGCCATGGCCGCCCCGACCTCCTTCGCCGACCCCTTCCCGGCATGGGACGCGCCGGAGGCCCACTCGCACTGATACTCGGCGCCTACCCGCTGTCACCGGCTCGCAGCCCGGGAATGACGCGCTCAGGTCCCGGCCCCGCCCACCGGACGATGGCGTCTCGGACTGGGATCTCCGCGAATTGGGATGACCCTCGCGACCTTGAAACGGGAACGATATTCATTGTCTCGACGGTCGTCCACGGTTTAGAGTCGGCGAACGGGGCGGCGCCCGCCCGGCCCGGACGAACGGTGCGGATCGAGAGGACGGCGTCATGGACTCGGGCGAGACCGAGGGAACGCGGGCCGCGACGCAACGGGCGCGCGGCGAGCTGGTGCGGATCGTCTTCGGGCATCTGGCGTCGCAGGCGCTCGCGACCGCGGTGCGGTTCGGTGTGATGGACCTGATCGGCGAGGGTGAACGGACGGCCGCCGGACTGGCGCGCGAGTGCGCGGCCGACGAGCGGGCGATGCTCCGGCTGCTGCGGGCCCTGACCGCGCTGGACATGCTCGTCGAGGACGAGCCCGGCGTCTTCTCGCTGAGCGCGGGCGGCGCGCTGCTGCGGACCGACCGTCCCGATTCGGTGGCCTCCTTCGTCCGGATGTTCACCGACCCCGCGATGTGGCGGGCCTGGGAGCACCTGGACGACAGCGTCCGGACCGGCCGCACCGCTTTCGACCGGGTGTTCGGCAGGGACTTCTTCGCCCACCTCAAGGACGATCCCGAACTGTCCGCGCTGTTCAACGCCTCGATGAGCCAGGGCTCGCGCGCCACCGCCGACCTCGTCCCCGGGCACTACGACTTCGCCCGGTTCCAGACGGTGGTGGACGTGGGCGGCGGGGACGGCACCGTGATCGCCGCGATCCTGCGGGCGAACCCCTCGCTGCGCGGCGTCCTGTTCGACACGTCCGAAGGGCTCGCGCAGGCTGAGGCGACGCTGCGGGAGCACGGCGTCGCCGACCGGTGCGCCCTGGAGCCAGGCGACTTCTTCGCCGCAGTGCCCGGCGGAGGCGACCTTTACCTGCTCAAGAGCGTGATCCACGACTGGGACGACGATCTCGCCGCCACCATCCTGCGGCACATCCGGCGGGTGATCCCCGACCGGGGCCGCCTGCTGATCATGGAACCGGTGCTGCCCGACACGGTCACCTCCGTGCTGCCGGCGGCGATGTATCTCAGCGACCTGAACATGCTGGTGAACCTGGGCGGACGTGAACGCACCCACGCCGACTTCCACGACCTGTGCCAGAGCGCGGGCTTCACCCTCACCCGGCGGCTCCCGCTGCCTCCACCGCTCGCCTTCTCACTGATCGAAGCCGCCCCCGCCTGACGCCCCCTGGTCTCCGCACCGTCGGCACAGCCGCGTGTAAGGGCTCGCAGAAGACGCGGCTCGGCTCATGGTTCTTGAGGCGGTAGCCGTCCCTTTTCAGACCGACGACCTCGGTGTGGTGGACGAACGGGTCGATCACGGCGGCGACGTCGTCACCGAGCCCGGCTGCGTCCATCACCGGCACGGGATTGCCGAAACCCCTTCCAATGACGATAATGGTATTCATTTTCAAAGGAGGGAAGGGGTCCGCGATGAGCCGCAAGCAGGGACGGACGGCGGCGAGCGCGGCGCAGACCGGACGTGGGTCGCAACGGCGCGTCGCCATCGTCCGGATCTTGGGCGACTGCAAGGACTTCGTCTCGGCCCAGGAACTGCACGCCCTCGTCTGCGACCGCGGGCTCAAAGTGGGCTTGACCACGGTCTATCGCGCACTGCGGAACCTGGACGCGCAGGGCCGGGTCGACGTCGTGCGCGACGGCGGCGGCGAACGCCTGTATCGCATGCGGTCCTCCGACGGGCATCGCCACTACCTGGTCTGCCGCACCTGTGGCCAGAGCCGGCCGGTGGAGGCGGAGGTGGTGGAGGCGTGGGCCGACGAGGTGGGCGAAACCACCGGCTTCGACGAAGTCGAGCACACCGTCGAACTCACCGGCATCTGCGCCGGGTGCCGTGCCCCGGCCTCCGCCCCGTGGCACTGAAGAGCGCACAGACCATAGAGAACGACCTGCACGGCGATCATGGAGTCATGGGGAGGTTCGATGACCGAACGGCCGTTCACGCTCGTCGCCTGCCAGGCGGGCCCCTGCCGTCCATTCCCTCCGGATCGAGATGTGCTGCCGCGGCTCGCCGAGGCCGTGCGGCGGTGTCCGCACGGCGTACTCGTCCGAACCGGCTGCCTGCTGAGAGCACCGCGATGCCGGTCGCAGGTTCCGCACGACAGCGGGTGCTACCTCGTGGTGCAGCCCTGCGACGCCGGTCGGCGGCCGCGCGGCGCCGCGATGGCCATCGGCCCGATCCTCACCCACGCGGACGCCGACGCGGTGGCGGCCTGGCTGATCGATGGCGACCTCGCCGCCCGACGGCTCCCTCCACGACTCCGCGCGCCGACCAGCGCCACCCCGCACCGCTAGCCGCACTCGGCCAGGCGAATCAACCGCGGTGGTCGATTTCCTCTCGCCGCGTCCGGACGCCGAGCAGGTCCGGCGCCGGTTCGACGAGCGGGCCGACGGACGGTCTCCCCTTCGCCGTACGGCTGCGCCTGGTCACGTCACCGCCGCGCAACGCCGCGGGGTCCGGCCGGGTCCGGATCCAGAGCCGCCCCTCGGCCGCCTCGGCCTAGCTGTACTCGGTCATGATCTTGGTGACAGTCGGGTGATGGGCGGGTGGCCGCCCAGGGCCGAGTGCGGGCGTTGGGTGTTGTAGTGCTCGAGCCAGGCGTCGAGGGCCTGGGTGCGCTGCCGGTTGCTGGTGTAGGGCCGGCGGTAGGCCCATTCGGTGGCCAGGGTGCGGTTGAGCCGCTCGGCTTTTCCGTTGGTCCATGGGCATCGGGGCCGAATGAACTTCTGCCGTGCGCCCAGCTTGGCGCAGGCTTGCTGGAAGGCGCGGCTGGTCCGGTAGTTCTTGGCGTTGTCGGTCAGCACCCGTTCGATGCGGGTGATGCCGCGGGCGCCGAAGTAGGCCGCTGCCCGCAGCAGGAAGGCGGCGCTGGTGACGCCCTTCTCATCGGGCAGGACCTCGATGTAGGCGAGCCGGGAGTGGTCGTCGATGGCGGTGTGGACGAAGTCGCAGCCGATCCCGCGGCCGCGCACGTGTTCGCTGCGGCCGTGGACGCGCCGGCCGCCGCCGTCGGGGATCCGGCCGAGTTTCTTGACGTCCAGATGGACCATCGCGCCCGGCTCGGCGTGCTCGTAGCGGCGCGGGCTCATGCGGGTCGCGCGGATCTGCCGTCCGGTGAGCGGGTCGCAGGCGGCCAGGACGGGGATGTGGTGGCGGCGCAGGATGCGGGTGACGGTGCGGGCCGGGACCCCGGTGGCGGCGGCGATCTGGTCGGGCCCGGCGCGCAGCTCATGGCGGGCGGCCACGACCTGCTCCTCCACCTCGGCGGGGGTGCGTGACGGGCTGGTGCGGGGGCCGCTGGGCCGGTCGGCCAGTCCGTCCCGGCCCCGATCGCGGAACCGGCCCACCCACCGGTGCGCGCATTGGCGGGAAACCCCGAGTTCGGCGGCCACGTGCGCGACCGGGCGGCCGTCGAACACGACACGGCGAACGAGCAGGCATCTGCCGTGGTGGGTCAGCCGGGCGTTAGCGTGGCTCATCGAAGACCTCCTGGTCGTTGGTGAAGCGGCAAACTCCACTACGCCAGGAGGTCTTCTTGCTGATCAAAGACCTACCGGTCAGGTGTCACCAAGATCATGGCCAAGTACACCTAGAGCACCCCACCCCCGGCCACCGCCGCCATTTCAGCCAAAGAGACAATACTGTACGCCTAGTCTGTGGACATGGTCGGTAAACCCCCCAATGCATGGTTCATCGGCATCATGCTGGTTCCCGCCATCGGCTGGCTGGGGGCGAGGTGGTTCGTCGAGGACGGCTCGGACACCCGGTTCTTCCTTGGGCTGGGCACGATCCTCGCGGTACTCGCCATCCTGGTCCGGGTGACCATCGCGCTCTGGCCGCGCATGGTGGGCACACCGCCCAGCGTCTGGTTCACCGGCGCCGTGACGGCCGTGGGTGGCTGCGCGGCGGCGTCGGAATGGTTCATGGCGGTGGAGATGACCGTCAAGCTCATCGTGCTGCTGGCGGCCTTCATCGCGGTGATCGCGGTCATCGGGCGAACGGCCCTCGCGTTCTCGCAACCGCGACGCGACGCGAAGGCGTTCGAGGTGCGCGCGTGCGCACCCGCGATCATGACGGTCGCCGTCTTGTTCGTCCCGGCGGCCTTTCCTCCCGGCGAGGTGCGGATGGAACTATCGCGAACCGCCCTCAAAGAGTACGCAAGCACCGTCGAGCACGGCGAGAACTGCGGCGAGCCGCGCTGGGTGGGGTTGTACAGGGTCACCTGCGCAACCCGCGACGGCGGCCTCGTCAGCCTGGAAGTCGATGAGCCCCTGATCCCGACGGACGGCCGGCCGTGGCTCGTCGGCCCGGACTTCCGGGACATCTGGATCCAGGACTGAAACCGGACGGAACAAGGCCGCTCCTGCGTCAGTGCCGGTCGGCGACCTTCCGCAGTGCACTCCACGAGTGGTCGCGTTGGTCGACCCGGACGTGCGGCTCACCGCGATGGACCCGCGTGAAGCGATGGCCGCAGCCCGCCTCGTGGGACCTGGACCACCCGCGCGGGCCGATGCTCGGCACGTCGCCGCCGACGTCCGGTCGGGAGCGAATCGAGGGCCCTCCGCACTGCTGGACACTCCCCTGAACGGCGAGGCCGCGACGCTGGCGAACGGCGGGCCACCGGCCCGTACCGTCGAAGTCGCTTACCGGGTCACCGGCGGGACCGGCAGGGCACACGTACTCGCCGTCACCCCACCGGGCGCGACGGCGGCCGTCCGACCGCTGCCCTACACGCGGACCGGCTCGGTGAACCTCGGCGAACCGTTTCAGGGCGATTGCAGTTCCGCTGTGCCGGCGGGCGTGAGTTTTAGATCCTGTCCGGTGGATCATGCATTGATCCAGAGCAGGGTTGTGACCAGGACGATTCCTGCCCGGTAGTTGCGGGCGAGTTTGTCGAAGCGGGTGGCGATGCCGCGCCATTGCTTGAGGCGGCCGATGCAGCGTTCGACCACGTTGCGGCGCCGGTAGAGGGCCGGGTCGAACACCGGCGGACGCCCGCCGCGCGAGCCGCGGCGGGCCCGTCCGGCCTTCTGATCGACCCGTTCGGGAATGGTGGCGGCGATGCCCCGTTCCCGCGGGAACCGGCGGATCGCGGCAGAACCGTAGGCCTTGTCGGCGATCACCCGGACGGGCCGGCACCGCGGACGCCCCCGCCCGGCCCGCGGCACCCGGATCCCCTCCAGCACGTCCGGGAACACCGTGCAGTCATTGACGTTCCCGGCCGTCACCAGGACCGTCAGCGGCAGGCCGCGCCCGTCGACGGCCAGATGGACCTTGGTGGTCAGCCCGCCCCGAGACCGCCCGAGCGCCTGCCCGCCGGCTCGTCCGGGTGTCCGGTTCGTCCCGCCCGGTTCCCCCTTTTGCGGGCACCGGCCGCATGCTGATGCGCCCGCACGATCGTGGAGTCCACGCTGACGGTCCAATCGATACGGCCGACCGAGTCGTCGTGGACCTGCACCTGGGTCAAGATCGCATCGAAGGTGCCGTCGGCGGCCCACCGCCGGTACCGCTCGTACACGGTCTTCCAGTTGCCGTACCGCTCGGGCAGGTCCAGCCACGGGACACCGGTCGCCAGCTTCCACAAGATCCCGTTCAGCACCGTGCGGTGATCGGCCCACCGCCCGCCCCGGGCGGGCTGAGAGGGCAAAAGCGGCTCGATCCGCCGCCACGCCGCATCGGTCAACTCATGCCGTCGGACCACGACACACCATCAACCCACAACCTCGAGATCGACCTCAGCCAAACACCAAGATTCACCGG
The nucleotide sequence above comes from Actinomadura algeriensis. Encoded proteins:
- a CDS encoding methyltransferase, with the translated sequence MDSGETEGTRAATQRARGELVRIVFGHLASQALATAVRFGVMDLIGEGERTAAGLARECAADERAMLRLLRALTALDMLVEDEPGVFSLSAGGALLRTDRPDSVASFVRMFTDPAMWRAWEHLDDSVRTGRTAFDRVFGRDFFAHLKDDPELSALFNASMSQGSRATADLVPGHYDFARFQTVVDVGGGDGTVIAAILRANPSLRGVLFDTSEGLAQAEATLREHGVADRCALEPGDFFAAVPGGGDLYLLKSVIHDWDDDLAATILRHIRRVIPDRGRLLIMEPVLPDTVTSVLPAAMYLSDLNMLVNLGGRERTHADFHDLCQSAGFTLTRRLPLPPPLAFSLIEAAPA
- a CDS encoding Fur family transcriptional regulator; translation: MSRKQGRTAASAAQTGRGSQRRVAIVRILGDCKDFVSAQELHALVCDRGLKVGLTTVYRALRNLDAQGRVDVVRDGGGERLYRMRSSDGHRHYLVCRTCGQSRPVEAEVVEAWADEVGETTGFDEVEHTVELTGICAGCRAPASAPWH
- a CDS encoding IS481 family transposase; amino-acid sequence: MSHANARLTHHGRCLLVRRVVFDGRPVAHVAAELGVSRQCAHRWVGRFRDRGRDGLADRPSGPRTSPSRTPAEVEEQVVAARHELRAGPDQIAAATGVPARTVTRILRRHHIPVLAACDPLTGRQIRATRMSPRRYEHAEPGAMVHLDVKKLGRIPDGGGRRVHGRSEHVRGRGIGCDFVHTAIDDHSRLAYIEVLPDEKGVTSAAFLLRAAAYFGARGITRIERVLTDNAKNYRTSRAFQQACAKLGARQKFIRPRCPWTNGKAERLNRTLATEWAYRRPYTSNRQRTQALDAWLEHYNTQRPHSALGGHPPITRLSPRS
- a CDS encoding IS5 family transposase (programmed frameshift) produces the protein MVRRHELTDAAWRRIEPLLPSQPARGGRWADHRTVLNGILWKLATGVPWLDLPERYGNWKTVYERYRRWAADGTFDAILTQVQVHDDSVGRIDWTVSVDSTIVRAHQHAAGARKRGNPGGTNRTPGRAGGQALGRSRGGLTTKVHLAVDGRGLPLTVLVTAGNVNDCTVFPDVLEGIRVPRAGRGRPRCRPVRVIADKAYGSAAIRRFPRERGIAATIPERVDQKAGRARRGSRGGRPPVFDPALYRRRNVVERCIGRLKQWRGIATRFDKLARNYRAGIVLVTTLLWINA